One Jeotgalibaca porci genomic region harbors:
- a CDS encoding transglycosylase domain-containing protein, translating to MNKSDGNQFDDFLKHVSSFSKKTYSNVTHSFKRLSGQLKSNDTLYTIASKSAFGFNVTYGVVKTIMISVLMIVSLLGFLGLGLGLGLFASLVDDDLPPDRTVMAQAIGNVELVSSLHYSSGDLISEVRTDLQRSVIQYDQISPFIINGLISTEDEYFHEHNGIVPKAVFRAVITEVSGLGETTGGSTITQQLVKQQLLSSEVTFSRKVNEMLLAMRLENYFEKDEILTAYLNVSPFGRNSAGSNIAGIEEAALGIFGVHANEVNLPQAAFLVGLPQNPYIYTPYTNSGEIYEDNSAGVNRMKTVLTRMFEEQTITKEEYDAAMTYDIEADFILEKDGNLNNHNYLYQQVEKQAIETLMAVEAEKNGLTFEEVDANVEMYNEYYFRNQNYLETAGIKVYSTIDKNIYNAMQEAATEFAPNLGETYVDTYVDEATGETKEYTELAQSGSILLENATGRVLGFIGGVDFSTDQVDHAFDAPRSPASTIKPLAVYAPAIEMNLISPASMLPDTPMGEEARQADGSIWEVSNIGNVISNKLVPARKALYDSMNNPTAKLYLEMLSKGMEPYKYMDMMDYELIDDNKQFGAFSLGTTDVTVAEQTNAFATFANHGDFIPHYLIEKIEDVDGNIIYEHEHEAREVFSDQTAYLTLDILRDVVDLGFSNRITNYLNFNPDLAAKTGTSDKNTDYWFIGSTPTVTLSSWVGYNNKYETHAFYDPYFTGWPSLNNMQYWSLIANKVHAVNPETFGIDQIHQRPGGLVEKSVVASTGTLAGKVTIPGSNRSVNIDGTKTTDLFKETNLPKAPTYNFSPGATDADIKLAFWNAEEKKLKDAEAKKKAEAEAKKKAEEEAKKKAEEEAKKKAEEEAKKKAEEEAKKKAEEAAKESEGS from the coding sequence ATGAATAAATCAGATGGAAACCAGTTTGATGATTTTCTTAAACACGTTTCTTCATTCTCAAAAAAGACGTATTCGAATGTAACGCATTCTTTCAAACGTCTATCTGGGCAACTTAAATCGAATGATACGCTTTATACCATTGCTTCTAAAAGTGCATTTGGTTTCAACGTTACGTACGGCGTAGTGAAAACGATTATGATATCAGTTTTAATGATTGTTTCCTTACTTGGCTTTTTAGGTCTTGGTCTTGGCTTAGGCTTATTCGCCTCCCTAGTAGATGATGACCTGCCGCCCGATCGTACTGTGATGGCCCAAGCAATTGGAAATGTCGAGCTTGTATCCAGTCTTCATTATAGTAGTGGTGATTTGATTTCCGAGGTTCGGACGGACTTACAACGTTCTGTGATTCAATACGATCAGATTTCACCATTCATCATCAATGGCTTAATCTCCACAGAAGATGAGTACTTCCACGAACATAATGGTATTGTTCCAAAGGCTGTCTTTAGAGCCGTAATAACGGAGGTTTCTGGACTTGGTGAGACAACCGGAGGATCAACCATCACACAGCAGCTTGTAAAACAACAACTCTTATCCAGTGAAGTAACGTTCTCCAGAAAAGTGAATGAAATGCTTTTGGCAATGCGCTTGGAAAACTATTTCGAAAAGGATGAAATTCTTACTGCCTATTTAAATGTATCACCATTTGGTAGAAACAGTGCGGGCTCAAACATTGCCGGAATCGAAGAAGCTGCACTTGGAATCTTCGGAGTTCATGCAAATGAAGTGAACTTGCCGCAAGCAGCTTTCTTAGTTGGTCTGCCACAGAATCCTTATATTTACACACCTTATACAAATTCGGGAGAAATCTATGAAGATAACTCTGCGGGTGTCAATCGTATGAAGACTGTGTTAACCCGTATGTTCGAGGAACAGACGATAACTAAAGAAGAATACGATGCAGCAATGACTTACGATATTGAAGCAGACTTCATTCTTGAAAAAGACGGCAATCTTAATAACCATAATTATCTGTACCAACAAGTCGAAAAACAAGCAATTGAAACATTAATGGCTGTTGAAGCTGAGAAAAATGGTTTGACTTTCGAGGAAGTTGATGCGAACGTCGAGATGTACAATGAGTACTATTTCAGAAATCAGAATTATCTCGAAACAGCTGGAATCAAAGTCTATTCCACAATTGATAAGAACATTTATAACGCAATGCAAGAAGCCGCAACGGAATTTGCTCCAAACCTTGGAGAAACTTATGTAGACACCTATGTAGATGAAGCAACAGGTGAAACGAAGGAATATACAGAACTGGCGCAATCAGGCAGTATTTTATTAGAAAATGCGACCGGTCGTGTTCTAGGATTTATCGGTGGCGTTGATTTTTCAACGGATCAAGTGGACCATGCATTTGATGCACCCCGCTCCCCTGCTTCGACAATCAAACCATTAGCCGTATATGCACCAGCAATTGAGATGAACCTTATCTCCCCTGCTTCAATGTTGCCAGATACGCCAATGGGTGAAGAAGCGAGACAAGCAGACGGTTCTATTTGGGAAGTGTCAAATATTGGAAATGTTATATCCAATAAACTGGTTCCAGCTAGAAAAGCATTATATGATTCTATGAACAACCCGACTGCCAAACTTTATCTCGAAATGTTGAGCAAAGGTATGGAGCCTTACAAATACATGGATATGATGGATTATGAATTAATCGATGATAATAAACAGTTTGGAGCTTTTTCACTGGGAACAACAGACGTAACTGTTGCTGAACAAACGAATGCTTTTGCAACATTTGCGAACCACGGCGATTTCATTCCCCACTACCTGATTGAAAAAATTGAAGATGTAGATGGTAACATTATCTACGAACATGAGCACGAAGCCAGAGAAGTCTTCTCCGATCAAACAGCTTATCTCACTTTGGATATCCTGCGGGATGTTGTTGATCTAGGGTTCTCAAACCGAATTACAAACTACCTAAACTTCAACCCTGATTTAGCAGCCAAAACTGGTACATCAGACAAGAATACAGACTACTGGTTTATTGGCAGTACTCCTACCGTTACCTTAAGTTCATGGGTTGGTTACAATAATAAATATGAAACGCATGCGTTCTATGATCCATACTTTACAGGGTGGCCCTCACTTAACAACATGCAATATTGGTCACTGATCGCAAATAAAGTTCATGCCGTGAATCCTGAAACTTTCGGTATTGATCAAATCCATCAGCGTCCGGGTGGTTTAGTTGAAAAATCTGTGGTCGCTTCCACGGGAACACTTGCTGGTAAAGTAACCATTCCGGGTTCTAATCGTTCGGTAAATATAGATGGAACTAAAACGACAGATTTATTCAAAGAAACAAATCTTCCGAAAGCACCTACTTACAACTTCTCTCCAGGAGCGACAGATGCTGATATCAAGTTAGCATTTTGGAATGCTGAGGAAAAGAAATTGAAAGATGCTGAAGCTAAGAAAAAAGCTGAGGCAGAAGCTAAGAAAAAAGCGGAAGAAGAAGCTAAGAAAAAAGCGGAAGAGGAAGCC
- the comGA gene encoding competence type IV pilus ATPase ComGA gives MENKLQSLLHLATKNRVSDIHIQPTLTEYEIYFRVPSGLQQISRLTHEEGLRFLSHFKFLASMDIGERRRPQSGSCNIIIANQQYEFRISTISNYLYQESMVLRILYDHQHVSNVHIQLFFPSDYYELERLLEYKSGLILFSGPVGSGKTTTIYHLLREKYSQEPLNIMTMEDPVEIKEPKFLQAEVNEKAGLSYEVLIKQSLRHRPDILVIGEIRDAETAKMVIRSALTGHLVLATIHAKSCVGVIERLLELGVTLEQMRQSLIGILSQRLINKYCPLCRGACSLYCSHNHMHEKKAILFESLVSQKLQTTLSNKEENRDFAQMNTKLRKAYGCGYITEKDLKNHQIP, from the coding sequence TTGGAAAATAAATTACAGAGCTTACTGCATCTGGCAACTAAGAACCGTGTTTCAGATATTCACATCCAACCGACACTAACCGAATACGAAATCTATTTCCGTGTTCCATCAGGCCTACAGCAAATTTCCCGCTTAACTCATGAAGAAGGATTACGCTTTTTATCACACTTTAAATTTTTGGCCAGTATGGATATTGGTGAAAGACGTCGCCCTCAGTCAGGTTCCTGCAATATTATAATCGCGAACCAACAATATGAGTTTCGAATCTCAACGATTTCAAATTATTTGTATCAAGAGTCTATGGTATTGAGAATTCTTTATGACCATCAACACGTTTCAAATGTGCACATTCAGCTGTTTTTTCCGTCCGATTATTATGAACTTGAACGGCTGCTAGAGTACAAAAGCGGGTTGATACTTTTTTCTGGTCCCGTTGGTTCGGGGAAAACGACGACTATTTATCATTTACTTCGTGAAAAATACTCCCAAGAACCACTCAATATCATGACCATGGAAGATCCCGTTGAGATTAAAGAACCGAAATTTTTGCAGGCTGAAGTTAACGAAAAAGCTGGACTTTCCTATGAAGTCTTAATCAAGCAATCACTTCGGCATCGTCCCGATATACTAGTTATCGGTGAAATTCGAGATGCAGAAACAGCTAAGATGGTTATCCGCAGTGCGTTAACCGGGCATTTAGTCTTGGCTACCATTCATGCGAAGTCCTGTGTGGGTGTCATCGAGCGTCTTTTGGAGCTGGGTGTAACGCTCGAGCAAATGCGCCAGTCTTTGATTGGTATTTTATCCCAACGATTAATCAACAAATACTGTCCCTTATGTAGGGGTGCATGTTCACTCTACTGCAGTCACAATCACATGCATGAGAAAAAGGCAATTCTATTTGAATCATTAGTATCTCAGAAGTTACAGACGACATTATCTAATAAGGAGGAGAATCGTGACTTTGCGCAGATGAATACAAAGTTACGTAAAGCATATGGGTGTGGCTATATTACCGAAAAAGATCTCAAAAACCATCAAATCCCCTAA
- a CDS encoding M3 family oligoendopeptidase, giving the protein MKYSLTWDLESIFPGGSHSEALKDKLNQIEQLLEEYHTLAESWNPEKDKPAYDVFSTLIEKSETLVSALGQAGSFINAVQSADVTDSHAGTVIFEVSKLRGGYTVIQNAVIKKIATISDADFDSLITHEDFKHLAFALSETRDEGVRLLSEAEENVISKLSQDGFHAWSNHYDTLVSLIKIPVADKDGNIQELSAGQAMNRMYSDSDPAVRKQIFTEWERAWGHYAPLFADTLNHLQGFRLENYKLHGEEDFMVEPLRYNRIQKETLDAMWNAISKNKQPFFKFMERKAALMGKDKLAWYDVDAPVSVGDFKARTFTYDEAVDFINDNFAKFGPKLASFSQDIIEKGWVEAEDRTGKRPGGYCTSLPESKESRIFMTFTGSASDMSTLAHEIGHAFHSYTMWDLPRMNTRYAMNVAETASTFAETLVASATVEAANSNEEKISLLNTKLENATAMFMNIHARFLFEQSFYSERQKGLVTADRLSELMVTAQKEAFNDNLSEYHPHFWASKLHFFIDGISFYNFPYTFGFLFSLSIFAEYKKNPDGFEDKYIALLRDTAVMSTEDLVQKHLGKDITVESFWEQGIAIMVEDANAFLELTEKYV; this is encoded by the coding sequence ATGAAATATTCATTAACATGGGATTTAGAAAGTATTTTCCCAGGCGGTAGCCATTCAGAGGCATTAAAGGATAAATTGAATCAAATTGAACAGTTATTAGAGGAATACCATACATTAGCTGAAAGTTGGAACCCTGAAAAGGATAAACCAGCTTATGATGTTTTCTCAACATTGATTGAAAAAAGTGAAACATTGGTCAGCGCTTTAGGGCAAGCAGGCAGCTTTATCAACGCTGTTCAATCGGCTGACGTAACCGACTCACATGCTGGAACAGTTATTTTTGAAGTATCTAAATTACGCGGTGGTTACACGGTCATTCAAAATGCAGTGATTAAAAAAATTGCAACCATTTCAGATGCTGATTTCGATTCTTTAATTACGCACGAGGATTTTAAACATCTAGCTTTCGCCCTCTCAGAAACGCGCGATGAAGGTGTCCGTTTGCTATCTGAAGCAGAAGAAAATGTTATTTCTAAATTAAGTCAAGATGGTTTCCATGCTTGGAGCAATCATTATGATACATTGGTTTCTCTTATTAAAATACCTGTAGCAGATAAGGATGGGAACATTCAAGAACTTTCTGCGGGACAAGCTATGAACCGGATGTATTCGGATTCGGACCCTGCAGTCCGTAAACAAATATTTACAGAGTGGGAAAGAGCATGGGGACACTATGCCCCGCTATTTGCAGATACATTAAATCATCTACAAGGCTTCCGTTTGGAGAATTATAAACTGCATGGAGAAGAAGATTTCATGGTGGAACCACTACGCTATAATCGCATTCAAAAAGAAACCTTGGACGCGATGTGGAATGCAATTAGCAAAAATAAGCAGCCTTTCTTTAAGTTTATGGAACGTAAAGCCGCTTTGATGGGTAAAGATAAGTTAGCTTGGTACGACGTGGATGCTCCTGTTTCAGTTGGTGATTTTAAGGCACGTACGTTCACTTATGATGAAGCAGTTGATTTTATTAATGACAACTTTGCTAAGTTTGGTCCGAAATTAGCTTCCTTCTCACAAGATATCATCGAAAAAGGTTGGGTTGAGGCTGAGGATAGAACTGGAAAACGTCCGGGCGGTTATTGTACAAGTTTGCCGGAATCAAAAGAGTCCCGCATTTTCATGACTTTCACCGGTTCAGCAAGCGATATGAGTACATTGGCACATGAAATCGGCCATGCCTTCCATAGTTACACAATGTGGGATTTACCACGGATGAACACGCGTTATGCGATGAACGTAGCGGAAACAGCTTCAACCTTTGCAGAAACACTCGTGGCCAGTGCTACTGTTGAAGCAGCAAATTCAAACGAAGAAAAAATTTCTTTATTAAATACAAAATTAGAAAATGCTACTGCAATGTTTATGAACATTCATGCGCGTTTCCTATTTGAACAATCTTTCTATTCAGAAAGACAAAAAGGTCTCGTTACGGCTGATCGTCTCTCTGAATTGATGGTCACTGCTCAAAAAGAAGCCTTTAATGACAACCTGAGTGAATATCATCCACACTTCTGGGCATCTAAGTTACACTTCTTTATTGATGGGATTTCTTTCTACAACTTCCCATACACATTCGGATTCCTCTTCAGCCTAAGTATCTTCGCTGAATACAAAAAGAATCCGGACGGATTTGAAGATAAGTACATTGCCCTTTTAAGAGATACAGCTGTTATGTCAACAGAGGATCTTGTTCAAAAGCATCTTGGAAAAGATATCACGGTTGAATCATTCTGGGAGCAAGGCATTGCGATTATGGTAGAAGATGCGAATGCGTTCTTGGAATTGACAGAAAAATACGTCTAG
- a CDS encoding YitT family protein produces the protein MKRSVLYSLFWCTVGAFIFSIAINTFSIPNNLGEGGVTGIGLMIFYLTDLPVAISTFALNTVILAIGYRFLNKSTMRYTIFSMFMTSLFLQITSGWAYQMDAVILAPLCSGALVGAAVGIIMQAGGSTAGTDIIALIMNKYLGWSTGIALVVLDILIVTPSVFIIGLENVLFTIVHLYVQTKVLNFILEGFNPKKSVFVVSDKYEEIAREIEQVIGRSMTLFDARGYYRQDEKKVIMVVINRQQLMPLTKVITRIDDKAFVVISEVQNVVGEGFSYVVSDEEYQAKITEYVDNKEYES, from the coding sequence GTGAAAAGAAGCGTCTTATATTCTCTATTCTGGTGTACAGTAGGAGCATTTATATTTTCAATTGCTATTAATACATTTTCAATTCCAAACAATTTAGGAGAAGGTGGCGTTACAGGAATCGGCCTGATGATTTTCTATCTAACAGACCTGCCCGTAGCTATTTCGACCTTTGCTCTAAATACAGTTATTCTAGCAATCGGTTACCGATTCTTAAATAAGAGCACCATGCGCTATACTATTTTTTCAATGTTCATGACCTCCCTATTTCTGCAAATTACAAGCGGATGGGCGTATCAAATGGATGCGGTAATTTTAGCACCGCTTTGTTCCGGTGCTTTAGTCGGAGCTGCTGTAGGAATTATCATGCAGGCGGGCGGTTCAACCGCTGGAACAGACATTATTGCGTTGATTATGAATAAGTACTTGGGGTGGAGTACGGGTATCGCGTTAGTAGTTTTAGATATACTGATTGTGACTCCGTCTGTCTTCATAATTGGCTTGGAGAATGTTCTGTTTACGATTGTGCATTTGTATGTCCAAACCAAAGTGTTGAACTTTATCCTTGAAGGGTTTAACCCTAAAAAATCAGTGTTTGTTGTCAGTGACAAATACGAAGAAATTGCCCGGGAAATTGAACAGGTCATTGGACGGAGCATGACTTTATTCGATGCACGCGGCTATTATCGCCAAGATGAGAAAAAAGTCATCATGGTTGTAATTAACCGTCAGCAATTAATGCCATTGACGAAGGTCATAACCCGAATTGATGACAAAGCATTTGTTGTCATAAGTGAGGTTCAAAACGTCGTAGGTGAAGGCTTCTCTTATGTGGTATCGGACGAAGAATACCAAGCGAAGATTACAGAATACGTCGATAATAAAGAATACGAAAGCTAA
- the comGB gene encoding competence type IV pilus assembly protein ComGB produces MAILPKKISKTIKSPKKWSTKIQSDFLLQLSELLNEGFPLYDAIHFLEMTMPHQRTDFETIKDNLEAGSYFVQAITAYGFEQRTLTQLHLAIQHGDFIQTLDYCAAYIKKIEKQRRTFIKVMIYPLFLVFMAISMLFIVRRFMLPTLESLGETSNTLTKLILWYLRYLPQLFLVAAIGMLLIGGAFKWYWRRNDALSKAVFIAKLPVIGRFVRLYYTFYFCKELANFLENGLSLTHMIEELKKQEYDELLAELARQMEASFFAGYSLPVFISGIPIFTTELVWMMHQGELTSQLSVKLNFYAESCFKNLITRLERMIALIQPIMFLWVGLLVVLIYLTLMLPMINLMTGVN; encoded by the coding sequence GTGGCTATATTACCGAAAAAGATCTCAAAAACCATCAAATCCCCTAAAAAATGGTCGACCAAAATACAATCTGACTTTCTTCTACAACTATCGGAACTTTTGAATGAGGGATTTCCTTTATATGATGCCATCCATTTTCTAGAAATGACGATGCCCCATCAACGAACGGATTTTGAAACAATTAAAGACAATTTAGAAGCAGGCTCATACTTTGTCCAAGCGATTACAGCCTATGGTTTTGAACAACGGACGTTAACGCAATTACATTTAGCCATTCAACATGGTGATTTTATTCAAACTTTAGATTACTGTGCTGCGTATATTAAGAAAATTGAGAAGCAGAGACGTACGTTTATCAAAGTAATGATTTACCCGCTATTTTTAGTCTTTATGGCCATAAGCATGCTCTTTATTGTCAGGAGGTTCATGCTGCCGACACTAGAATCTTTGGGAGAGACTTCTAATACACTAACTAAACTTATTTTATGGTATTTGCGTTATTTACCGCAATTATTTTTAGTAGCAGCTATTGGCATGCTTTTAATTGGTGGTGCTTTTAAGTGGTATTGGAGAAGAAATGATGCTCTGAGTAAGGCGGTTTTCATAGCGAAACTCCCTGTTATCGGAAGGTTTGTACGTCTCTACTATACATTTTATTTTTGCAAGGAATTAGCTAATTTTTTAGAAAATGGCTTATCCCTGACGCATATGATTGAAGAACTAAAAAAACAAGAATATGATGAGCTACTAGCTGAATTAGCCCGACAAATGGAAGCGAGCTTTTTCGCGGGGTATTCTCTGCCGGTTTTTATCTCAGGTATCCCCATCTTTACCACTGAATTAGTCTGGATGATGCATCAAGGTGAATTAACTAGCCAATTGTCAGTCAAATTGAATTTTTATGCTGAATCATGTTTCAAGAATTTAATAACGCGCTTGGAAAGAATGATTGCGCTTATTCAGCCAATTATGTTCTTATGGGTGGGTTTGCTCGTTGTGCTTATTTATTTAACCTTAATGTTACCCATGATAAATCTGATGACAGGAGTGAATTAA
- the trhO gene encoding oxygen-dependent tRNA uridine(34) hydroxylase TrhO produces MAGDFRVLLFYKYVEISNAEAFAQEHLEFCKSLGLKGRTLVSEEGINGTVSGTIEQTDAYIAHMNKDERFNDIMWKIDEADGHAFKKMHVRYRPEIVSLQLGEEDLNPNQVTGQYLSPQEFKEAILDEDTVVIDARNDYEFDLGHFRGAVRPDIRNFRELPEWIRENKEKFMDKRVVTYCTGGIRCEKFSGWLVKEGFKDVGQLHGGIATYGKDPEVQGELWDGKMYVFDERIAVDINQKEHVIVGKDWFDGTPCERYVNCGNPDCNRQIIASEENEHKYLRGCTHACRVSPRNRYVSQNNLTTAEVVERLSLIGETLETATV; encoded by the coding sequence ATGGCAGGAGATTTTCGTGTCCTACTATTTTATAAATATGTAGAAATTAGCAATGCTGAGGCATTTGCACAAGAACATTTAGAATTTTGTAAGAGTTTAGGTCTAAAAGGACGTACCCTTGTTTCTGAAGAAGGTATTAATGGAACGGTTTCTGGTACGATTGAACAAACGGATGCCTACATCGCGCACATGAATAAGGACGAACGTTTTAACGACATTATGTGGAAAATCGATGAGGCAGATGGACATGCATTTAAGAAAATGCACGTTCGCTACCGCCCTGAGATTGTTTCATTACAATTGGGTGAAGAAGATTTGAACCCGAATCAAGTAACAGGCCAATACTTATCACCACAGGAATTTAAAGAAGCAATCTTGGATGAAGATACCGTCGTCATTGATGCACGTAATGACTATGAATTCGATCTAGGTCATTTCCGTGGCGCAGTTCGCCCCGATATTCGTAATTTCCGTGAGCTTCCTGAATGGATTCGTGAAAACAAAGAGAAATTCATGGATAAACGCGTTGTTACTTACTGTACTGGTGGTATCCGCTGTGAAAAATTCTCAGGTTGGTTAGTAAAAGAAGGCTTTAAAGATGTGGGTCAGCTACATGGCGGAATCGCAACTTACGGTAAAGACCCTGAAGTTCAAGGCGAATTATGGGATGGTAAGATGTATGTCTTCGATGAACGTATCGCTGTGGATATCAACCAAAAAGAACACGTAATTGTTGGGAAAGATTGGTTTGATGGAACACCATGCGAACGCTACGTGAACTGTGGTAACCCTGATTGTAACCGTCAAATCATAGCATCGGAAGAAAACGAACATAAATACCTACGTGGTTGTACACACGCATGCCGTGTGTCCCCTCGTAATCGCTATGTGAGCCAAAATAATCTAACAACTGCAGAGGTCGTAGAACGCTTGAGCCTAATCGGCGAAACGCTTGAGACAGCAACTGTATAG
- a CDS encoding diacylglycerol/lipid kinase family protein, which translates to MLKCLVIINPSSGKIRYKEYLPELTKVLTHKFNEIEFVYTEKKGDGIHYGRTINADTVIVVGGDGTIREVVNGLMQQKYIPKLGIIPAGTVNDLARALNIPLDPFKAIAVLKKDTVKYIDVGKLNETYFISLVAIGGIPQAIHDVQSESKTKWGRAAYFFNGAKYAMKQQPFTYEMKSDNHSMSGESSLVVLSLLNSVAGMGRFFQDARPDDGRFRIMVFPTFKFLKAGYYVARILAGKIQENKEVAIYSTKEVSLILSKPYSLNVDGEKEQGRELHIQVIPKILPVYSSQ; encoded by the coding sequence ATGCTAAAGTGTTTGGTTATTATTAATCCTTCTTCAGGAAAAATCCGTTATAAAGAATACTTACCGGAATTGACTAAAGTCCTCACACATAAATTTAATGAAATAGAGTTTGTTTATACCGAGAAAAAAGGTGACGGAATTCATTATGGCCGTACGATAAATGCTGATACTGTTATAGTAGTGGGCGGCGACGGCACTATTCGAGAAGTCGTGAATGGCTTGATGCAACAAAAATACATTCCCAAATTGGGTATCATTCCAGCGGGAACCGTCAATGATTTGGCTAGAGCATTAAATATACCGCTAGATCCATTTAAAGCAATCGCAGTTCTTAAAAAGGATACAGTAAAGTATATTGATGTCGGCAAGTTAAATGAAACGTATTTTATTTCCTTGGTCGCTATTGGTGGTATCCCTCAAGCCATTCATGATGTGCAATCAGAGTCTAAAACTAAATGGGGGAGAGCAGCTTATTTTTTCAACGGCGCCAAGTACGCGATGAAGCAACAACCGTTTACCTATGAAATGAAAAGTGATAATCACAGTATGAGTGGGGAATCATCACTCGTGGTTCTCTCTTTACTGAATTCAGTAGCAGGGATGGGGCGTTTTTTTCAAGATGCCCGACCGGACGATGGTAGGTTTCGCATTATGGTATTTCCTACCTTTAAATTCTTGAAGGCTGGTTATTATGTTGCGCGAATTTTAGCCGGTAAAATTCAAGAAAATAAGGAAGTTGCGATTTATTCGACTAAAGAAGTGAGCCTCATACTTTCAAAGCCCTATAGCCTGAATGTCGATGGCGAAAAAGAGCAAGGGAGAGAATTGCATATACAGGTCATCCCGAAGATACTGCCTGTTTATAGTTCTCAATAA
- a CDS encoding YebC/PmpR family DNA-binding transcriptional regulator, with protein sequence MAGHSKWSKIKNSKGAADQARGKVFQKFSKDIYLAAKEGGPDPSSNPALRLKIEKAKAANMPNDNINRAIQKASSNGEGENYEEIYYEGYGPNGVAVLVEALTNNRNRSATNIRVAFNKNGGALGESGSVAYMFDRKGYIVIEREGLDVDEDTMLMSVLEAGGEELVTSDEVFEIYTNPSDWKEVRDALEAEGYTLEQAESTMFPQTMVDIDPENEAKFRMMLEKLEEDDDVQEVYHNANLDD encoded by the coding sequence ATGGCAGGACATTCAAAATGGAGTAAGATTAAGAATTCTAAAGGTGCAGCGGATCAAGCGAGAGGGAAAGTTTTTCAAAAGTTTTCTAAAGACATTTACCTTGCAGCGAAAGAAGGCGGCCCAGATCCCTCATCTAATCCGGCTTTACGATTAAAAATTGAAAAAGCAAAAGCAGCAAACATGCCTAACGATAATATTAACCGCGCCATTCAAAAAGCATCATCAAATGGTGAGGGTGAAAACTACGAAGAAATTTACTATGAAGGATACGGACCTAATGGTGTCGCAGTATTGGTTGAAGCCTTAACGAACAACCGTAACCGTTCAGCTACAAATATCCGTGTAGCTTTCAACAAAAACGGTGGTGCTTTGGGTGAGTCCGGTTCTGTTGCCTATATGTTTGATCGTAAAGGCTATATCGTAATCGAACGTGAAGGTTTGGACGTGGATGAGGATACGATGCTAATGAGCGTCTTAGAAGCAGGCGGGGAAGAGCTCGTAACAAGTGATGAAGTATTTGAAATCTATACAAATCCTTCAGATTGGAAAGAAGTCCGTGATGCCTTGGAAGCTGAAGGCTACACATTGGAGCAAGCAGAATCGACGATGTTCCCACAAACAATGGTGGATATTGATCCGGAAAATGAAGCGAAGTTCCGTATGATGTTGGAGAAGCTAGAAGAAGACGACGATGTGCAAGAAGTTTATCACAACGCTAATTTAGATGACTAA
- the comGC gene encoding competence type IV pilus major pilin ComGC: protein MKLLKNTHGFTLVEMLIVLVIVSVLSLLIIPNVGETTKTVNKEAEYALTQVVKTQASLYRFEKGVNATYESLQVDGYLTKEQVDKATKWEISVP from the coding sequence ATGAAATTACTTAAAAATACACACGGTTTTACACTCGTTGAAATGCTTATTGTCCTGGTTATTGTATCGGTACTTAGTTTATTGATAATTCCTAATGTTGGTGAGACAACAAAAACGGTCAATAAAGAGGCAGAATATGCTTTGACCCAGGTTGTTAAAACACAGGCCAGTCTCTACAGATTTGAAAAAGGTGTGAACGCAACTTATGAATCGCTACAAGTTGACGGTTACTTAACCAAAGAACAGGTAGATAAGGCGACAAAGTGGGAAATTTCTGTGCCATGA